The nucleotide window TCGGTTTATCAAGATATCTTTTACTATCGTTTCGTGGATGCAACCGCGATGCTCGACCATTTTTTTATCAAGCTAGCCTTCATGCCAAGCTGGAAGGAGATCATTCCGGATAACCGTCGGGAAGAAACATTTCAGGAGATCGAGAGAAAACTCAACCTTGAGTCCGGCAAGTCCCGCGGATTCACGATGCAGGTTCCATTTGTGACGATGGACTGTGTAAAGATGTAACTGTTGGGGGGCCGAATCTTTGTCAATACTCCGGCGGGAGCGACTGCAATTGCCTGTAAGTGAAAACAGGTCCGTCTTTGCACACATAAACCGATCCGACATTGCATCGCCCGCATTTCCCGACACCGCATTTCATCCGGTTTTCCAGAGTTGTGTAAATCATCTCCGAATCGAAACCGAATTTTTCCAATACGGGGAAGGTGAATTTTATCATTACAGGCGGTCCACAGACAATCGCGACAGTATTTGAACTTGTCGGAGACATTTGCTCGAGCACCGTCGGCACAAACCCGATCTTCCCTTTCCAGTCAGCGGTCTCACCGCCCGGATCGACAGTGGTGACAAGCTTCATGTCCGTACGTTTCCCCCATTCATCCAGCTCGTGTTTGTACACGAGATCGTCAACCGTGCGTGCGCCGTATAGAATGGTGATGTCCTTGAACCAATCGCGCATATCAAGCGCATTCCATATCACGCATCGCATTGGCGGAAGCGCAATGCCGCCTGCAATGAAGAGAAGATTCTTACCCTTCCATTCTTCCAGAGGAAAAATATTTCCATACGGTCCGCGAAATCCTATGACTTCGCCTGCTTCCATCCGTGCCAGCGCGGACGTGACTCGACCGGCTTCGCGGAACGTGCATTCGATGTAGTCCTTCCGAGTCGGTGATGATGCAATGCAAAATGTAGATTCACCTTCGCCGAAAACAGAATATTCGCCGAATTGTCCCGCTCCGAATGCAAACCTCTCGCGATCGGAATCGTCTGTGAAATCCAGGCGGAACGTCTTGACGCCCGGCGCCTCTTCGGTCACCTTCTCGATCCGCATCAGGTACGGGTTATAGATGTTGTCCAAACTCACTGCCGTTCCTCAACTCGTTGTCGTCCTTCTTCCAGTATATGATCCAAAGCGTTCAACTCCTCTTTCAAATTCATATCCGCCGGGCAGGCGCGCGAGCACCTGCCGCAACCGACGCAGCCGAGCAAATTATACCGCTCGGGCATATATGAAAATTTGTGCATGACACGCTGCCGCCAGCGAGTACTCTGGGTTGGACGTGGATTATGCCCCGATGTATGTAATGTAAACAGTGCGAATCCACATGAATCCCAGCACCGAAGCCGATCACCTTTCCTGCTGTTACCTTCATCCTGGATGTCGAAACACGAACACACAGGGCAGACATATGCGCACGCACCGCAGCCTAAACATCGCAGCGAAGCTTCATCCCATATCGGATTATTGAACGCGCCGGAAAGCTTTCCTGCAATTTCTTTATGCGAGAATGTTTGCAGAAGCTTTGTGAGATATTCTTCTTTGTTTATTTCTTCACCCTCGTCAAACAACTCTTTTTCGGATTCAACCAGAAACTTACCTTTTTCAGTCAGACATTCTACGAGATATCGCTTGTCTCTCACCGGCGTCAGCAAGACATCGCTTCCTGTGGAATCGCCCGGCCCGGCACCGACCGAGGTGCAAAAACAATTCTCATCGGATCCTGCGCAGCTCATACTTACGACCGTCAGGGAATCCTGCCGCCGCTGAACGAAAGTATCTGGAATGTCTTGCCGGAAAAATTCAGCCAGCGTCTTCAGCCCGATTGCGTCGCATGGACGCGAGCCAAATAGCACACGATCTGCCGTTTTTTGTCCCCGGGAACAATCAGTGACGTTCATTTTGCCGTCGACATAATGGTACGAAAGCATTCGCTCTACCTTCGGAAACAATAATTCCTTAGGTGATTCGACAGTCTGTACATAATCAAAAACGACGGATGAAACGTCTTTCACCGGCAGGAAAAAAATCTTCTCTGCCCTCAGTTGCGGCGCGTAAAGTTCTTTACCTGAATCAATAATACTCCTGAGAAATACCAACAGATTATCACGTGTAATGAAAGTCATTTCCTGTTTCACACCCTTGAGGCTGCGCTCATATTGTTTTTTCAACGATCATTTCTTTTTCCTGGTCCTTCATTCAAGACAAATCATACAATAAACGACTCTTTATCATCTACCTTGAATGACGACAATGCTGAAGGCGCGTCGCAACGCAAACCCGGCCTGAAACCGAACTCCTGTTCCACGATGCGTGACGCTTCAATCGTCAGAAGTCCAATGGGAATCCCCACAGGACAAGCGATCGTGCATGAGCCGCATTCGATACATCTGCCGGCAAGATGCATCGCACGATTCATGTGCCACTCAAAATTTCCCTGAGCGTGGGATGGTACACAAACCCACTGAGGTCGGTTGTTGTCTGTAATGCACCGCTCGCAATAACACAGCGGACAAGCCGCCCGGCATGCATAACACTTGAAACACCTCGACAACTCGTCCTGCCAGTATTTGAAGCGCTCCTGCAAAGACATACCAGCGATCGTTTCGATCTCCTTTCGCGCGAAGGGTGGAAATACTACCGGGTGACTCGCCGAATAAGCTTCAAGCGAGGCGTTGTCTCCCAATTCCACCACAGCATCATCCTCCACGACAAGGGTGACTACGTCGCTGCTTTTCAACTGGTTTTCAGAAATCAATTGAATGATGCTTTTCACCGTTGCGGGCGCGGCCACAATTGCCGGTCTGCCAATCTTTTTCAGCTCAGGTTTGAAGAGATACGTTGATAAGTTTAGACGGCAACGATTATCCGATACCAGCTTTGCGACATCGGCTGAATTACGCACGAATACCGGCCGGACCCGTTCACCACTCCCGTTGCCGTACCCGATGATAACGCCGACTTTTCCGGACTCAAGTAACTCTTTTGCCTTTTCTTGTAACGCTCGCATTTATTCTTCTTTCAAAATCTAAATCGACACATCAAGCAACTTTCTGTATGGCCGTCTCGGAAAATTCTTTTGATGGATCAAGGTCGCAGATTTCTTGAACCGTCTCGTTGACGATTTCCGCCCACTTGGCACCTTCCGCCGCCGACACCCATGAAAACTTCACGCGCCGCATGTCGATGCCCATATATTCCATCATTTGCCGGAAGACAATCCAGCGGCGCCGTGCGTGAAAATTTCCTGAGGTGTAATGACAGTCGTTCGGATGACAACCGGAAACGATGACTCCGTCGGCACCCTGCTCGAACGCTTTCAGCAATAGGTTGTAATCGATCCTTCCCGTGCATGGAAAGCGAACGATGCGCACATTCGTCGCATACTTTGTTCTGCTTGTTCCGGTTAAGTCGGCCCCGGCGTATGTGCACCAGTTGCAGACAAATGCGACAATTTTCGGTTCAAAACTGTTTTCCATCTTAGCTCATCAGCTCCATGACTTCCGCATAGACTTGTTCATTGCTGTAGCCCTGCAAATCGATCGAGTCCGACCTGCAAAATGCGACGCAAGTTCCGCATCCCTGGCACAAACCGGGATTCACTTTGGCGACTGTCTTAATGATTTTGCCGTCGCGAGTTTTTATTTCTTCCCGTTCGATCGCGTGAAACGGGCATGCAGACTGACACATGAAGCATCCGACACACGTCGAAAACGCAGGCGGCGCGCTTCTGTTCACGACGGCAACGACCGGCTCGCGCGTCAATTCGTCGCCCGAAAACATTCCAACCACCTTGCTCGCTGCAGCCGAGGCTTGACTGACACTGTCGGGGATATCTTTTGGTGACTGGCATGCGCCCGCGAGGAAAATCCCTGCAGTGTTTGTTTCAACCGGTCGCAACTTTGGATGTGCTTCCGCAAAGAAATGGTGCGAATCGTAACTCACGTGCAGTTTCTGCGCGAGTTCCTCGGCACCGGCATTTGCGACACCCGCAGTTGCCAGCACCACCATGTCGGCTTCAATTTCCACCTGCTGTGCACCGAGAAGCGTATCGGCTCCGCGGACAATGAGTTTGCCTCCGCGTTCGTACACGCGAGAGACGCGCCCGCGAATGTAATTGACGTTGTCTTCTTCTATAGCCCTCCTGACAAATTCGTCGTACCCTTTTCCACCGGCGCGAATATCCATATAAAACACATACGCATCGCCATCATGAACTTCATGCCTGTACAGCATCGCATGCTTTGCCGTGTACATGCAGCAGATTTTTGAACAGTACTCGATCCCTTTTGCGGGGTCGCGCGATCCTGCGCACGCGATGAAAACAATTTTCTTCGGAACCTTTCCATCGGACGGACGTTTCACTTCACCAAGCGTAGGGCCCGAAGCCGAAAGGAGTCGTTCAAATTGCAACCCTGTAACGACATCTTTGTACTTCCCGTAACCGTATTCCGGGAAGAAAGATGTATCCACGATGTTAAACCCGGTGGACACAACAACAGAGCCGACAGGGATGTCAATCAGTTCGTCCTCTTGATCCAGTTGAATAGCATTTGCGGGGCACTTCGTCACGCAGAATTGACATTTACCTCTGAGATAATACGAACATTGCGCCCGGTCGATGACGGGTTTGTTTGGAACTGCTTGCGGGAACGGGATGTAAATAGCGCTGCGCATTCCGAGTCCCATATTAAATTCACTCGGATTTTTCTTAAACGGGCATGCCGTCGAACAGTCACCGCATCCCGTGCAAGCCTTCTCATCAATGCCTCTCGCCTTCTTGCGAATCCTCGCTGTGAAGTTGCCGATGAAACCGGTCAGGCTCTCAACTTCCGAGTAAGTATATAACGTGATGTTAGGATGTTGCGCCACCTCCACCATCCGCGGCGTCAGAATACATTGCGAACAATCAAGAGTCGGGAATGTTTCAGAAAGCTGGGACATGTGTCCGCCGATCGACGGCTCTCGCTCCACTATTACAACTTTCTGGCCGGCATTTGCGATATCGAGAGCAGCCTGGATTCCCGCAATTCCTCCGCCGATAACCAATGCAGTCTTTGTGACCGGAACTTTTATCGAATACAGCGGTTTGTTTCTCTTGACCTTCTCTACCATCATTGAAACAAGATCAATTGCTTTTTCCGTCGTCGCATCGCTTTTCGTGTGGACCCACGAACAATGCTCGCGTAGATTTGCCATCTCACACATATAAGGATTCAAACCCTCTGCCGCACAGGTCTTGCGAAATGTAGGCTCGTGCATTCGAGGTGAGCACGCCGCGACGACAACGCCGGTAAGATTTTTTTGCTTGATCGCTTCGCGGATCAGATTCTGGCCTGGATCTGAACACATGTATTTATAATCGACGCTGTAAGAGACGCCCGGGATTGCAGCACATGTCTCAGCGACCTTCCTGCAATCGACAGTAGCGCCGATGTTCTCGCCGCAATGACAAATGAATACTCCTACGCGTGACATCGAAGAATTCAGTCCTCCATCATACGGCCGCTTTAACGCCAGTCTGCGGTTTGATTTGAATCTTGCTCTTCCCTTTCAAATCGACCGGAACAAAATGACGCTGCATACCTAGTTGTTTGTGGTCAAGCCCGAGGGCAAGTCCGATGGCTTGAGTAACATACAAAATCGGTATTGAAAACTTCTTGCCCGTTGTCCGCTCGATATCTTTTCGCCGCATGTC belongs to Candidatus Acidiferrales bacterium and includes:
- a CDS encoding hydrogenase iron-sulfur subunit, coding for MENSFEPKIVAFVCNWCTYAGADLTGTSRTKYATNVRIVRFPCTGRIDYNLLLKAFEQGADGVIVSGCHPNDCHYTSGNFHARRRWIVFRQMMEYMGIDMRRVKFSWVSAAEGAKWAEIVNETVQEICDLDPSKEFSETAIQKVA
- a CDS encoding CoB--CoM heterodisulfide reductase iron-sulfur subunit A family protein; translation: MSRVGVFICHCGENIGATVDCRKVAETCAAIPGVSYSVDYKYMCSDPGQNLIREAIKQKNLTGVVVAACSPRMHEPTFRKTCAAEGLNPYMCEMANLREHCSWVHTKSDATTEKAIDLVSMMVEKVKRNKPLYSIKVPVTKTALVIGGGIAGIQAALDIANAGQKVVIVEREPSIGGHMSQLSETFPTLDCSQCILTPRMVEVAQHPNITLYTYSEVESLTGFIGNFTARIRKKARGIDEKACTGCGDCSTACPFKKNPSEFNMGLGMRSAIYIPFPQAVPNKPVIDRAQCSYYLRGKCQFCVTKCPANAIQLDQEDELIDIPVGSVVVSTGFNIVDTSFFPEYGYGKYKDVVTGLQFERLLSASGPTLGEVKRPSDGKVPKKIVFIACAGSRDPAKGIEYCSKICCMYTAKHAMLYRHEVHDGDAYVFYMDIRAGGKGYDEFVRRAIEEDNVNYIRGRVSRVYERGGKLIVRGADTLLGAQQVEIEADMVVLATAGVANAGAEELAQKLHVSYDSHHFFAEAHPKLRPVETNTAGIFLAGACQSPKDIPDSVSQASAAASKVVGMFSGDELTREPVVAVVNRSAPPAFSTCVGCFMCQSACPFHAIEREEIKTRDGKIIKTVAKVNPGLCQGCGTCVAFCRSDSIDLQGYSNEQVYAEVMELMS
- a CDS encoding FAD/NAD(P)-binding protein, with amino-acid sequence MSLDNIYNPYLMRIEKVTEEAPGVKTFRLDFTDDSDRERFAFGAGQFGEYSVFGEGESTFCIASSPTRKDYIECTFREAGRVTSALARMEAGEVIGFRGPYGNIFPLEEWKGKNLLFIAGGIALPPMRCVIWNALDMRDWFKDITILYGARTVDDLVYKHELDEWGKRTDMKLVTTVDPGGETADWKGKIGFVPTVLEQMSPTSSNTVAIVCGPPVMIKFTFPVLEKFGFDSEMIYTTLENRMKCGVGKCGRCNVGSVYVCKDGPVFTYRQLQSLPPEY
- a CDS encoding 4Fe-4S dicluster domain-containing protein — protein: MKKQYERSLKGVKQEMTFITRDNLLVFLRSIIDSGKELYAPQLRAEKIFFLPVKDVSSVVFDYVQTVESPKELLFPKVERMLSYHYVDGKMNVTDCSRGQKTADRVLFGSRPCDAIGLKTLAEFFRQDIPDTFVQRRQDSLTVVSMSCAGSDENCFCTSVGAGPGDSTGSDVLLTPVRDKRYLVECLTEKGKFLVESEKELFDEGEEINKEEYLTKLLQTFSHKEIAGKLSGAFNNPIWDEASLRCLGCGACAYVCPVCSCFDIQDEGNSRKGDRLRCWDSCGFALFTLHTSGHNPRPTQSTRWRQRVMHKFSYMPERYNLLGCVGCGRCSRACPADMNLKEELNALDHILEEGRQRVEERQ